The Macrococcoides canis genome has a window encoding:
- the ylqF gene encoding ribosome biogenesis GTPase YlqF — MAIQWFPGHMAKARREVTEQLKLVDVVFELVDARIPYSSRNPMIDEVIKDKPRVVLLNKMDMANLNETKKWMQFFEDKGFYPVLIDSKNGKNLSQVTKAAEIVTQEKFDRMRQKGLRPRAIRAMIVGIPNVGKSTLINRLAKKSIAKTGNMPGVTKKQQWIKVGKTLELLDTPGILWPKFEDQTVGKKLSLTGAIKDSIVHLDEVAIYGISFLQERDLATFNKHYNIDVTADTPYLEVFDAIGRSRGLKLKGNEIDYESVVELIIRDIRNEKIGKYTFDHISMLEENNEQ, encoded by the coding sequence ATGGCGATACAATGGTTCCCGGGACATATGGCGAAAGCGAGAAGAGAAGTTACAGAACAGCTGAAACTTGTAGATGTTGTATTTGAACTTGTTGATGCACGTATTCCATACTCTTCGCGTAACCCTATGATTGATGAAGTGATCAAGGATAAACCGCGTGTAGTATTATTGAATAAGATGGATATGGCCAACTTGAACGAAACGAAGAAATGGATGCAATTCTTTGAAGATAAAGGTTTCTATCCTGTGCTGATTGATAGTAAGAACGGAAAGAACTTATCTCAGGTGACAAAGGCTGCAGAAATTGTAACGCAGGAAAAGTTTGATCGTATGAGACAAAAAGGGTTGAGACCACGTGCAATTCGAGCGATGATTGTCGGAATTCCTAATGTCGGAAAATCAACATTGATCAATCGACTTGCAAAAAAATCAATTGCGAAGACAGGAAATATGCCTGGTGTAACAAAGAAACAGCAGTGGATTAAAGTAGGAAAGACTCTGGAATTATTAGATACTCCAGGGATTCTATGGCCAAAGTTTGAAGATCAGACGGTCGGCAAAAAATTAAGCTTAACAGGGGCAATTAAAGACAGCATCGTTCATTTAGATGAAGTTGCAATATACGGCATTTCATTTTTGCAGGAAAGAGACCTAGCAACGTTTAACAAGCATTATAACATTGATGTTACTGCAGATACACCCTACCTAGAAGTATTTGATGCGATTGGTAGAAGTCGCGGTCTAAAGTTAAAAGGGAATGAAATCGATTATGAGTCAGTTGTGGAATTGATCATCCGAGATATTCGTAACGAAAAAATTGGAAAATATACATTCGATCATATTTCGATGCTAGAGGAAAATAATGAACAGTAA
- a CDS encoding ribonuclease HII — protein sequence MNSKQFSIAVLKEKVKMMPKDELAIFFLEEDRAGALAVKRRRENELYKLEQSIAQYEQMQLYEERYKGKIICGIDEVGRGPLAGPVIACAVILNEDHRYLGLKDSKQLSKQKRDVLYHELTQAVTYAIGEASVEEIDALNIYEATKLAMRRAVDRLPVTPEVLLIDAMKLDSGLIEESIIKGDANSISIAAASVIAKVYRDQLMENIHADYPFYDFNNNAGYGTKNHIDGLMAYGITEHHRRSFEPIKSMVHTEQKSQTITT from the coding sequence ATGAACAGTAAACAATTTTCGATTGCAGTATTAAAAGAGAAAGTAAAAATGATGCCAAAAGATGAACTCGCTATCTTCTTTCTGGAAGAAGATAGAGCTGGTGCATTAGCTGTGAAAAGAAGAAGAGAGAATGAACTATATAAGCTTGAGCAATCGATAGCGCAATACGAACAGATGCAATTATATGAAGAGCGCTATAAAGGGAAGATCATCTGTGGCATTGACGAAGTTGGACGTGGCCCACTTGCAGGTCCTGTAATCGCATGTGCAGTAATATTGAATGAAGATCATCGCTATTTAGGGCTGAAAGATTCAAAGCAATTGTCAAAACAAAAAAGAGATGTGCTCTATCATGAGCTGACACAGGCAGTGACCTATGCCATCGGTGAGGCATCAGTAGAAGAAATTGATGCATTAAACATATATGAAGCAACGAAGCTTGCGATGCGACGTGCAGTTGACAGATTACCGGTTACACCTGAAGTATTGTTGATAGATGCGATGAAGCTGGATTCTGGACTTATTGAAGAATCAATTATTAAAGGCGATGCAAATAGCATATCCATTGCAGCAGCGAGTGTAATTGCAAAAGTTTATCGCGATCAGCTGATGGAAAATATACATGCTGATTATCCGTTTTATGATTTTAATAATAACGCAGGCTATGGTACGAAGAATCATATTGATGGATTGATGGCGTATGGCATCACTGAACATCATAGAAGATCATTTGAACCCATTAAATCGATGGTGCATACTGAACAAAAGTCACAGACAATTACGACGTGA
- the sucC gene encoding ADP-forming succinate--CoA ligase subunit beta produces MNIHEYQGKEIFRSMGVAVPNGSVAYTPEEAVEVAKGLKEGVYVVKAQIHAGGRGKAGGVKIAKSLEEVESYAKELLGKVLVTHQTGPEGKEVKRLLVEEGCDIKKEYYLGFVLDRATDSVVLMGSEEGGTEIEEVAEATPEKIFKEVIDPVVGLMPFQARRLAFNINIPKESVNKAVKIMLGLYDVFIKKDASIIEINPLVTTGEGDVLALDAKINFDSNALFRQKDVTELRDLDEEDPKEIEASKYDLSYIALDGNIGCMVNGAGLAMATMDTINHFGGNPANFLDVGGGATKEKVTEAFKIILGDEKVEGIFVNIFGGIMKCDIIAEGVVAAAKELELTIPLVVRLEGTNVEQGKEILNNSGLAITPANTMAEGAQKIVELVKEAK; encoded by the coding sequence ATGAATATCCATGAGTATCAAGGGAAAGAAATTTTTCGCTCTATGGGTGTAGCGGTACCGAATGGTTCTGTTGCTTATACACCTGAAGAAGCAGTTGAAGTAGCTAAAGGACTTAAAGAGGGCGTTTACGTTGTTAAAGCTCAAATTCACGCGGGTGGTCGTGGCAAAGCAGGCGGCGTTAAAATTGCAAAGTCTTTAGAAGAAGTTGAAAGCTACGCAAAAGAATTACTTGGTAAAGTGTTAGTAACACACCAGACTGGTCCTGAAGGTAAAGAAGTGAAACGTCTTCTTGTTGAAGAAGGATGCGATATTAAGAAAGAATACTATTTAGGTTTCGTATTAGACCGTGCTACTGATAGCGTTGTATTAATGGGATCTGAAGAAGGTGGAACTGAAATTGAAGAAGTAGCTGAAGCGACACCTGAGAAGATCTTTAAAGAAGTTATCGATCCAGTAGTAGGATTAATGCCATTCCAAGCTCGTCGTTTAGCATTTAATATTAACATTCCTAAAGAATCAGTGAATAAGGCAGTTAAAATTATGTTAGGTCTTTATGATGTATTTATTAAGAAAGATGCATCGATCATTGAAATCAATCCATTAGTTACGACAGGTGAAGGAGATGTCCTTGCACTTGATGCTAAGATCAATTTTGATTCTAATGCGTTATTCCGTCAAAAAGACGTTACTGAGTTACGTGACTTAGACGAAGAAGATCCAAAAGAAATCGAAGCATCAAAATATGATTTATCATATATTGCTTTAGATGGAAATATCGGATGTATGGTTAACGGTGCCGGACTTGCGATGGCAACGATGGACACGATCAACCACTTCGGCGGAAATCCGGCGAACTTCCTGGATGTAGGGGGCGGCGCTACGAAAGAGAAAGTTACTGAAGCGTTCAAAATCATTTTAGGTGATGAAAAAGTTGAAGGTATTTTTGTAAATATCTTTGGTGGTATCATGAAATGTGACATTATCGCTGAAGGTGTTGTAGCAGCAGCTAAAGAATTAGAATTAACAATTCCATTAGTTGTACGTCTAGAAGGTACAAACGTTGAACAAGGTAAAGAAATTCTAAACAATTCTGGATTAGCAATCACTCCAGCAAATACAATGGCTGAAGGTGCACAAAAAATCGTTGAATTAGTAAAAGAAGCTAAATAG
- the sucD gene encoding succinate--CoA ligase subunit alpha codes for MGVFIDKDTKVIVQGITGSTALFHTKQMIEYGTKIVAGVTPGKGGMEVEGVPVFNTVEEAVKATGATVSVIYVPAPFAADAIVECVDAELDLAICITEHIPVLDMVKVKRYMQGKKTRLVGPNCPGVITADECKIGIMPGYIHKKGHVGVVSRSGTLTYEAVHQLTQLGIGQTTAVGIGGDPVNGTNFIDALEAFNNDPETLAVVMIGEIGGTAEEEAAEWVKANMKKPVVGFIGGQTAPPGKRMGHAGAIISGGKGTASEKIKAMNAAGIKTAATPSDIGSTLVERIKEEDGLYEKCLTVK; via the coding sequence GTGGGAGTATTTATTGATAAAGATACGAAAGTAATCGTACAAGGTATTACAGGATCAACAGCATTATTTCATACAAAACAAATGATCGAATATGGTACAAAGATCGTTGCAGGTGTTACACCTGGTAAAGGCGGCATGGAAGTTGAAGGCGTGCCTGTATTCAATACAGTAGAAGAAGCAGTTAAAGCTACTGGTGCAACAGTTTCAGTTATCTATGTACCAGCACCATTTGCTGCTGATGCAATCGTAGAATGTGTAGATGCAGAATTAGATTTAGCAATCTGTATTACGGAGCATATTCCAGTATTAGATATGGTTAAAGTTAAACGTTATATGCAAGGCAAGAAAACACGTTTAGTCGGACCAAACTGTCCAGGTGTGATTACTGCTGACGAATGTAAGATTGGTATCATGCCAGGATACATTCATAAAAAAGGACATGTTGGTGTCGTAAGTCGTTCTGGAACATTAACTTATGAAGCAGTGCATCAATTAACACAGTTAGGTATCGGTCAGACAACAGCAGTTGGAATTGGTGGAGACCCAGTTAACGGTACAAACTTCATCGACGCTTTAGAAGCATTTAACAATGACCCAGAAACTTTAGCTGTCGTAATGATCGGTGAAATCGGTGGAACAGCGGAAGAAGAAGCAGCTGAATGGGTTAAAGCAAATATGAAGAAACCTGTTGTAGGCTTCATCGGTGGTCAAACAGCTCCTCCAGGAAAACGTATGGGACACGCAGGTGCAATCATCTCTGGTGGTAAAGGTACAGCATCAGAAAAGATTAAAGCGATGAATGCTGCAGGTATTAAAACAGCAGCAACACCATCTGATATCGGTTCAACATTAGTAGAACGTATTAAAGAAGAAGATGGATTATACGAAAAATGTTTAACAGTTAAATAA
- the dprA gene encoding DNA-processing protein DprA has translation MTKFQNLKSSMLLEELESKEITPLYFDSETYPKILLEIYDYPFILFTKGNINILNYSNALAIVGSRDATNYTANALDQIVPELIKNNIFIVSGLAKGADNYAHLACNFYGGHTIGVLAYGHDFVYPAETALIRKLMEKNHIVISEYPPSTPIQKFRFPERNRIISGLAQGVLITEAKERSGSLITLDQGLEQDRNIYCLPGPINHELSSGCNKRIKEGAKLVQCAQDILEDYSFPDISKN, from the coding sequence TTGACAAAATTTCAGAATCTTAAGAGCAGCATGCTACTTGAAGAGCTTGAAAGCAAGGAGATTACCCCACTTTATTTTGACTCTGAAACGTACCCCAAAATACTGCTTGAAATTTATGATTACCCTTTCATTTTATTCACAAAAGGCAATATTAATATCCTTAATTATTCGAATGCTTTAGCGATTGTAGGGAGCAGGGATGCGACGAATTATACTGCGAATGCGCTCGACCAGATTGTACCTGAACTTATCAAAAATAATATATTTATTGTCAGCGGCCTTGCAAAAGGTGCGGATAATTATGCACATCTTGCGTGTAACTTCTATGGTGGCCATACGATTGGAGTACTTGCATATGGTCATGATTTTGTTTATCCGGCTGAAACTGCGCTCATTAGAAAATTGATGGAAAAAAATCATATCGTTATAAGTGAATATCCACCATCGACACCGATTCAGAAGTTTAGATTTCCGGAACGTAATAGAATTATCAGTGGTCTTGCTCAAGGGGTCCTGATTACAGAAGCGAAAGAGAGAAGCGGGAGTCTCATTACGCTTGATCAGGGACTAGAACAAGACAGAAATATCTATTGCCTACCTGGACCTATCAATCATGAACTGTCATCCGGATGTAACAAAAGAATAAAAGAAGGTGCAAAGTTAGTGCAATGCGCACAAGACATCCTGGAAGATTATTCTTTTCCTGATATTTCAAAAAATTAA